Proteins encoded in a region of the Peptococcus niger genome:
- a CDS encoding acyl-CoA dehydratase activase-related protein codes for MYHIGLDIGSTTLKMAVKDQDNKVVYQSYKRHRSFIRDVAMESMQEIIDVIGNDAQVTIAVTGSAGMGFAEQVNLPFIQEVVSTQLAVENQYDHIDVVIELGGEDAKILFLTGGTEVRMNGSCAGGTGAFIDQMAVLLDTDLASLDKLSLQATHIYPIASRCGVFAKTDIQPLLNQGAAKADVAMSIFYAVVNQTIGGLAQGREIHGNVMFLGGPLTFLKGLQKAFQDVLTEGIQDYIFPDNAQYFVAYGASLYSRSERVMNAGELFKAIEEQQESHQFESHVSPLFKSQAEYDAFVERHNKTAVPRGNLESYTGNSYLGIDAGSTTVKLILIGDNQEILYEVYEASNGRPVDFVRKALLDIYRINPNIKIASGAVTGYGEDLVKTALQVDDGLVETMAHLTAAQAFLPNVDFIIDIGGQDMKCFRIKDGVIDTIFLNEACSSGCGSFISTFASALGYSVADFAKLGLFAEHPVELGSRCTVFMNSSVKQAQKEGASVEDISAGLSMSVVKNALYKVIRVNSAEDLGKHIVVQGGTFYNDAILRSFEQEIGGNVIRPEIAGLMGAYGCALFAKNRPAKEKSSILDKEALENFEQITDTRICDLCGNHCQLTVNRFSGGRELIAGNRCERPLHKDRVAADKLPNQMAYKRQLINQARAKGKRPLENRRGTIGIPLGLNIYEMYPFWMAFWRALRFQVILSPFGSKDIYLSGQSTIPSDTVCYPAKLMHGQMAYLLKQGVDAIFYPCLTYNFDENISDNHYNCPVVAYYPQVLDANMKALRDVQFLFPFYGVHNRKRFTKTIVNDMRKIFNIPVRETKEAVEEAFSALEDYHQKISAFGEDAIAKARDIDAPIIVLAGRPYHIDPEINHGIDQLIESFKAAVITEDALPMDPNNIETDVLNQWTYHARLYNAAKVVREEKDMYLIQLVSFGCGLDAITTDEVRDILDEKNDIYTQIKIDEINNLGAVRIRLRSLFATIEEQNRRDRSAIKEGEGSDNVNE; via the coding sequence TTGTATCATATCGGATTGGACATTGGTTCGACCACCTTGAAAATGGCTGTTAAAGATCAAGATAACAAGGTCGTCTATCAATCATATAAACGTCACCGGTCTTTTATCCGGGATGTTGCAATGGAATCCATGCAGGAGATTATAGATGTTATCGGCAACGACGCCCAGGTGACCATCGCCGTAACCGGTTCTGCCGGGATGGGCTTTGCTGAACAGGTTAATTTGCCTTTTATACAAGAAGTTGTATCTACCCAATTGGCGGTTGAAAATCAATATGACCATATAGACGTTGTTATCGAATTGGGTGGAGAGGATGCTAAAATCCTCTTTTTAACCGGGGGAACAGAAGTGCGCATGAACGGCAGCTGTGCCGGTGGAACAGGCGCTTTTATAGATCAAATGGCTGTATTGCTAGATACAGATTTGGCGAGCTTGGATAAGCTGTCTTTACAGGCAACCCATATTTATCCCATCGCCTCTCGATGTGGCGTATTTGCTAAAACAGATATACAGCCGCTGCTAAACCAAGGTGCCGCTAAGGCAGATGTTGCGATGAGTATTTTTTATGCAGTGGTTAACCAAACCATTGGCGGCCTGGCACAAGGCCGCGAAATACACGGCAACGTTATGTTCCTAGGGGGACCGCTGACCTTTTTGAAGGGTTTACAAAAAGCCTTTCAAGATGTTTTAACTGAAGGTATTCAGGATTATATTTTCCCTGACAACGCCCAGTATTTTGTCGCTTATGGCGCGTCTTTATACAGCCGAAGTGAAAGGGTTATGAACGCCGGGGAGTTGTTTAAAGCAATTGAAGAGCAGCAAGAAAGCCATCAGTTTGAAAGTCATGTGTCACCACTTTTTAAAAGCCAAGCTGAGTATGATGCTTTTGTTGAACGGCATAATAAAACGGCGGTGCCCAGAGGCAATTTAGAAAGCTACACCGGCAACAGCTACCTTGGTATTGATGCCGGTTCAACAACGGTCAAACTCATTTTGATTGGCGACAATCAAGAAATTCTTTATGAAGTGTATGAGGCGTCCAATGGTCGACCGGTTGACTTTGTCCGTAAAGCCTTGCTGGACATTTATCGCATCAATCCTAATATCAAAATTGCTTCAGGCGCTGTAACCGGCTATGGTGAAGATCTGGTCAAAACCGCTTTGCAAGTGGACGATGGATTGGTGGAAACGATGGCGCACCTAACCGCAGCGCAAGCCTTTTTACCCAATGTTGATTTTATCATCGATATCGGCGGACAAGATATGAAGTGTTTCCGTATTAAAGACGGTGTTATTGACACCATCTTTTTGAATGAAGCCTGTTCATCAGGTTGTGGTTCTTTTATTTCAACCTTTGCCAGTGCTTTGGGCTACAGTGTTGCAGATTTTGCCAAGCTGGGCTTGTTTGCTGAACACCCGGTTGAATTGGGTTCCCGCTGTACGGTGTTTATGAATTCTTCTGTTAAGCAAGCCCAAAAAGAAGGGGCCAGTGTTGAAGATATTTCAGCCGGCTTATCCATGTCCGTGGTTAAAAATGCCTTGTATAAAGTCATTCGGGTTAATTCTGCAGAAGACTTGGGCAAGCACATTGTGGTGCAGGGCGGCACCTTCTACAATGATGCCATTTTGCGCTCTTTTGAACAGGAAATCGGGGGGAATGTTATTCGCCCTGAAATTGCCGGACTAATGGGGGCTTACGGGTGTGCCTTATTTGCTAAAAACCGGCCGGCGAAGGAAAAGTCTTCGATTCTAGATAAAGAAGCGCTGGAGAATTTTGAACAAATCACCGATACCCGTATCTGTGACCTCTGCGGCAACCATTGCCAATTAACTGTTAATCGTTTTAGCGGTGGTCGAGAATTAATTGCCGGAAATCGATGTGAGCGGCCCTTACATAAGGATAGGGTAGCGGCTGATAAATTGCCGAACCAGATGGCCTATAAACGACAGCTCATAAACCAGGCGCGGGCCAAAGGAAAGCGTCCTTTGGAGAATAGACGTGGTACCATCGGCATTCCTTTGGGATTAAATATCTATGAAATGTATCCTTTCTGGATGGCCTTTTGGCGGGCCCTGCGCTTTCAAGTGATTTTATCGCCTTTTGGCAGCAAGGATATCTATCTTTCCGGCCAATCGACGATTCCGTCAGATACGGTCTGCTACCCGGCAAAATTAATGCATGGGCAGATGGCCTACCTGCTCAAGCAGGGGGTTGACGCCATTTTTTATCCCTGTTTGACCTATAATTTTGATGAAAACATCAGCGACAATCATTATAACTGTCCGGTTGTTGCCTATTATCCTCAGGTCTTAGATGCCAATATGAAGGCTCTGCGTGATGTACAATTTTTATTCCCCTTTTATGGCGTGCACAACCGCAAACGGTTTACCAAGACAATAGTAAATGACATGCGGAAAATCTTTAATATCCCGGTGCGTGAGACCAAGGAAGCGGTCGAGGAGGCTTTTTCCGCCTTAGAGGACTATCATCAAAAAATCTCCGCCTTTGGAGAGGACGCCATTGCTAAAGCAAGAGATATTGATGCGCCCATCATCGTTTTAGCCGGCCGGCCCTACCACATTGACCCGGAGATCAACCACGGCATTGATCAGCTGATTGAAAGCTTTAAGGCGGCCGTCATCACAGAGGATGCCCTACCGATGGATCCAAATAATATTGAAACAGATGTACTCAACCAATGGACCTATCATGCCCGCCTGTATAATGCTGCAAAAGTGGTTCGAGAAGAGAAGGATATGTACCTCATCCAGTTGGTCAGCTTCGGCTGCGGCTTAGACGCTATTACCACAGATGAAGTGCGCGATATTTTAGATGAAAAGAATGATATTTACACCCAAATAAAAATAGACGAAATCAATAACTTAGGTGCCGTTCGCATTCGGCTGCGCAGTTTATTTGCAACAATTGAGGAGCAAAATCGGCGTGACCGGTCGGCAATAAAGGAAGGTGAAGGAAGCGACAATGTCAACGAATGA
- a CDS encoding 2-hydroxyacyl-CoA dehydratase: MSTNERVLFTEEMKKTHTILVPMMLPIHFKFLQRILQMEGYKIEVLTGQGQELVDTGLKYTHNDTCYPAQLTIGQLMQAALSGKYDTDRIALLLMQTGGGCRASNYVSLLRKALRRAHMEHIPVLSFNLLGMEKNPGFVLSKDLIHRLAVGVLYGDVIMDLYNQTLPYEVIEGDCDRLVEELVDNLCDKFKQHEAFRDKDIVRESRHILSRFSAIPTKKVNRVRVGIVGEIYVKFAPLGNNNLEAFLRSEGAEVVVPGLMDFILYTIDAGIEDHKLYGTGFIKRILSEYLYRRIIRLQNNIIKQYADFPTFKAPAHFETTKKQAAEVVHVGTKMGEGWLLTGEMVELINSGVDNIVCTQPFGCLPNHIVGRGMMRKIKELYPQANIVPIDYDASATRVNQENRLKLMLSSARKNNN, from the coding sequence ATGTCAACGAATGAACGCGTTCTATTCACTGAAGAAATGAAAAAAACACACACCATCTTGGTACCCATGATGTTGCCCATTCATTTTAAGTTTTTACAACGCATCTTACAGATGGAAGGGTACAAAATAGAAGTCCTAACCGGACAGGGCCAAGAACTGGTCGACACCGGTTTAAAATACACCCACAACGATACCTGTTATCCTGCGCAGTTGACCATCGGACAATTGATGCAGGCTGCTTTAAGCGGCAAGTACGATACAGACCGGATTGCTTTGCTCCTAATGCAAACCGGTGGCGGTTGTCGGGCATCAAATTACGTCAGCCTTTTACGCAAGGCCTTGCGGCGGGCCCACATGGAGCATATTCCCGTGCTCTCTTTCAACCTGCTCGGCATGGAAAAAAATCCAGGATTTGTTTTAAGCAAGGATCTCATTCACCGCTTGGCCGTCGGCGTTTTGTATGGCGATGTGATCATGGACCTGTACAATCAGACCCTGCCTTATGAAGTCATAGAAGGTGATTGCGACCGCCTGGTTGAAGAATTGGTCGATAACCTTTGTGATAAGTTCAAGCAGCATGAGGCCTTCCGGGATAAAGATATCGTCCGTGAATCTCGGCATATTTTAAGCCGTTTTTCAGCCATTCCTACAAAAAAGGTTAACCGAGTCCGTGTTGGTATTGTTGGCGAAATTTATGTCAAATTTGCGCCCTTGGGGAATAACAACTTGGAAGCCTTTCTCAGGTCGGAAGGGGCTGAAGTGGTCGTCCCTGGACTTATGGACTTCATCCTCTATACCATTGACGCCGGCATTGAAGACCATAAACTTTACGGGACCGGCTTCATCAAACGCATTCTTTCTGAATACCTCTATAGACGGATTATCCGTTTGCAGAATAATATTATCAAACAGTACGCTGATTTTCCGACCTTCAAAGCACCAGCACATTTTGAAACCACCAAGAAACAGGCCGCAGAGGTTGTTCACGTTGGAACAAAAATGGGAGAAGGCTGGTTATTGACCGGTGAAATGGTTGAACTGATTAACAGCGGAGTGGATAATATTGTCTGCACCCAGCCATTCGGCTGTCTTCCAAACCACATTGTCGGCCGGGGAATGATGCGTAAAATCAAAGAACTCTACCCTCAAGCCAATATTGTTCCCATCGATTACGATGCCAGCGCTACGCGGGTCAACCAGGAAAATCGTCTAAAACTAATGCTTTCATCAGCGCGTAAAAACAACAATTGA